CTGCACCGGCTCGACGACGCCGGCCTGGTCGATGTCACCCGCGTCGTCCTTGACACCGCCCACGTAAGGGCGAAAAAGGGGGCGAACACACAGGTCCGAGCCCCGTGGACCGGGGCAAGCCGGGTTCCAAAATGCACGTCCTGTCGGACGCGAACGGCCTGCCCGTCCTTGTCGGCGTCTCCGCCGGCAACGTCCACGACAGCGAAGGGCTGAAGCCGATGGTGGAGGGCCACCAAACGAGACACGACCCCCACCGCGGCCGCCACTTCAAGCCCCAGCGGCTGCACGCCGACAAAGCCTACGACCGGGCCGACCTGCGCAGATGGCTGCGAGGGAAGCGGATCGGTGTGCGGATCGCACGCAAGGGAATCGAGTCCAGCGAACGATTAGGGCGCCGCAGGTGGGTCGTCGAGCGGACGATGTCCTGGCTGTCCGGCTATCGCCGCCTCAGCCCCCGCTACGAACGCGATCCCCGCAACTACCTGGCTTTTCTCGGCCTCGCCGCCGCCCTCTGCTGCTACAAGCGGCTCGTTCGCCTCACCACGTAGGACACGGTCTAATACTC
This window of the Streptomyces sp. Tu 3180 genome carries:
- a CDS encoding IS5 family transposase (programmed frameshift), with protein sequence MGRGTWSWIVPDGLWEIAKPLIPPSKVRPQGGGTPDTPDETLFAAIIYVLVSGCAWRALPPCFGISKSTAHRRFLIWSRAGVWGRLHEAVLHRLDDAGLVDVTRVVLDTAHVRAKKGGEHTGPSPVDRGKPGSKMHVLSDANGLPVLVGVSAGNVHDSEGLKPMVEGHQTRHDPHRGRHFKPQRLHADKAYDRADLRRWLRGKRIGVRIARKGIESSERLGRRRWVVERTMSWLSGYRRLSPRYERDPRNYLAFLGLAAALCCYKRLVRLTT